The sequence GATTGCTTTAAAATGAAGCAGTATGTCACCCAACTTTGatgttgacattttattttatacttatttataggcAAAGCAAGACGTTTAAAACAAGCTAAAGAAGAAGCTCaagatgaaattgaaaaatacagACAAGAAAGGGAAAAACAATTCAAGGAATttgaaattaaagtaaaaatttaattgtgtataatattatattatatggttttaacaatgttttttttatttacaattttagcaCATGGGTTCCCGGGAGGATGTTGCTGCTAGAATAGATGCTGACACTAAAATAAAGATTGAAGAAATGAATAAGGCTGTAATTGTTAATAAACAGGCAGTCATTGATCAAATTCTTGAACTGGTTTATGACATCAAACCAGAGTTGCACAAAAATTTTAAAGCTACAGCTAACAAAGAATGATATGTGTGTGTCatagtatttttcttttttttttcaattccatataagaaatataaaggtgtacaaatttaattttggttttagtTTTCGTTTCACTGAAACATTCCATATGTTGTTCaattttatagtgtattattatcatgattatttatttgtttaggatttcaatattaaagtgttaagaacatattttgttttgttttcggatgtctaaaaaaaatgtaatcatattaCTATTGTTCCATGTTAAATAAAATGCTGTGTTATTTTTTCTGGTATAAATACAGTtttgattaaacatttaaagtttaaacacatAAACATGTAAATTGTTagcttatgatataatattggttCACATATAAGAAAACAAAAGAATAATCAAAAACCTGAAAAACAACATCTTATTATTGATTGCATTGTTAGTGACACAACATAGTCATCTTTGAAGTTAATTGTTACTAAATTACCcctctaattaattttaaaaatgtaatcatttttactttagtttgttaaatac is a genomic window of Rhopalosiphum padi isolate XX-2018 chromosome 4, ASM2088224v1, whole genome shotgun sequence containing:
- the LOC132929010 gene encoding V-type proton ATPase subunit G — protein: MASQTQGIQQLLAAEKRAAEKVAEAKKRKARRLKQAKEEAQDEIEKYRQEREKQFKEFEIKHMGSREDVAARIDADTKIKIEEMNKAVIVNKQAVIDQILELVYDIKPELHKNFKATANKE